A window of Paenibacillus polygoni contains these coding sequences:
- the fsa gene encoding fructose-6-phosphate aldolase gives MKFFIDTANLEDIKKAYKIGVLSGVTTNPSLVAKEGVKFEDRIEEILREVPEVESVSAEVTPDAETAEEMIAQANELIKINNNDKNITIKLPMTLAGLEACRYLTKKGVKTNVTLIFTVNQALLAARAGATYVSPFLGRLDDISEDGVLLVAKIAELFKTHNLDAQIIAASVRHPDHVTRVAMAGAHIATIPFSVIEQLSKHPLTDQGIEKFAADWKKTVQV, from the coding sequence ATGAAATTCTTTATTGACACAGCTAATCTGGAAGACATCAAAAAGGCTTACAAAATTGGAGTGTTGTCTGGAGTTACGACAAATCCCTCTTTGGTTGCTAAAGAAGGTGTGAAGTTTGAAGATCGTATCGAGGAAATCTTACGTGAAGTACCGGAAGTTGAATCCGTATCGGCTGAAGTAACACCTGATGCAGAAACAGCGGAAGAAATGATTGCACAAGCGAATGAACTGATCAAGATCAATAATAATGATAAAAATATTACGATTAAACTGCCGATGACACTTGCTGGTTTAGAAGCATGCCGTTATCTGACTAAAAAAGGTGTAAAAACGAATGTAACCTTGATTTTCACAGTCAATCAGGCGCTTTTAGCAGCACGTGCGGGTGCAACCTATGTATCCCCATTCCTGGGTCGCTTGGATGATATCTCAGAAGATGGCGTACTGCTTGTAGCTAAAATTGCTGAATTGTTCAAGACTCATAATTTGGATGCACAAATTATTGCCGCATCCGTTCGCCATCCAGACCACGTAACACGTGTTGCAATGGCAGGTGCACATATTGCTACGATTCCTTTCTCTGTTATTGAACAATTGTCCAAACATCCGTTAACGGATCAAGGAATCGAGAAATTTGCAGCAGATTGGAAAAAAACAGTTCAAGTATAA
- the zwf gene encoding glucose-6-phosphate dehydrogenase, protein MEAITFVLFGATGDLAKRKIYPALYNLFIDQKLPESFSVFGLGRRELSDPDFQANVEKSLRMFSRRKVIDQENLQKFIEVFRYRVLDVGHKEDYKTLLQEIEQQEQKLGTKSNRMFYLSVGPQFFGTIAANIQESGLGKTSGWKRLVIEKPFGHDLQSARELNESLSIAFKEEEIFRIDHYLGKPMVQKLEVLQNNNPVFKALWDNRYIANIQITSNETVGVEERAGYYDQAGAVRDMFQNHMLQLLMMLTTHSPNNTTNDDVREKKKIVMNSLEQLHKEDVKSSVIRGQYGAGVIDGNPVVGYTSEPNIPEDSSNDTFIAAKLKIDDYFWRGVPFYIRTGKRMKEKSTRIVIEFKEPLKKSGGTQDENKKPNLLVFEISPDERISLHLNTRDPQNKEKIKPMYIDFHETQANLPEAYENLIGDALNGDSTFFAHWEEVELSWQWVEPILEAYNENLVPLHIYAAGTNGPSASDELLAQDGYHWWFDQEDEKRTETIEEDLSFETKSPVLQ, encoded by the coding sequence ATGGAGGCTATTACATTTGTATTGTTTGGAGCCACAGGGGATTTAGCGAAAAGAAAAATCTACCCTGCTTTATATAATTTATTTATTGATCAAAAATTACCCGAATCGTTCTCTGTATTCGGTCTTGGAAGAAGAGAACTTTCTGATCCTGATTTTCAGGCCAATGTTGAGAAATCTTTACGGATGTTCTCCCGGCGCAAAGTGATAGATCAAGAAAATCTTCAAAAATTTATAGAGGTATTCCGCTATCGTGTTCTTGATGTGGGTCATAAAGAAGACTACAAAACATTACTGCAAGAAATTGAACAACAGGAACAAAAATTGGGGACGAAGTCGAACCGGATGTTCTATTTGTCTGTAGGACCTCAATTTTTTGGAACTATTGCTGCTAATATTCAGGAAAGCGGACTTGGAAAAACAAGTGGATGGAAGCGCTTGGTGATCGAGAAACCGTTTGGACATGACTTGCAGTCTGCACGAGAGTTAAATGAAAGTTTGTCCATTGCTTTTAAAGAAGAAGAAATTTTCCGTATTGATCACTATCTTGGCAAACCAATGGTTCAGAAACTGGAAGTTCTGCAGAATAACAATCCAGTCTTTAAAGCCCTGTGGGACAATCGCTATATAGCGAATATTCAAATCACGTCCAATGAAACCGTAGGTGTGGAAGAGCGAGCTGGCTATTATGATCAAGCGGGAGCAGTTAGGGATATGTTCCAGAATCATATGTTGCAATTGCTCATGATGCTGACGACTCACTCTCCGAATAATACTACAAATGATGATGTTCGGGAGAAAAAGAAAATCGTCATGAATTCTTTGGAACAGCTGCATAAAGAAGATGTCAAATCCTCTGTGATCCGTGGACAGTATGGGGCAGGAGTGATTGATGGGAACCCAGTCGTAGGCTATACTTCGGAACCGAATATCCCTGAAGACTCCAGTAACGATACTTTTATCGCGGCGAAGCTGAAAATTGATGACTATTTCTGGCGCGGGGTTCCTTTCTATATCCGTACTGGTAAAAGAATGAAAGAGAAATCGACACGTATTGTAATCGAGTTCAAAGAGCCATTGAAGAAGTCCGGCGGAACACAAGATGAGAATAAAAAGCCGAATTTGCTTGTTTTTGAAATCAGTCCAGACGAAAGAATTTCGCTGCATCTGAATACAAGAGATCCTCAGAATAAAGAGAAGATCAAACCGATGTATATCGATTTCCACGAGACACAGGCGAATTTACCGGAAGCTTATGAGAATCTAATCGGAGATGCGCTGAACGGAGACTCTACGTTCTTTGCACATTGGGAAGAAGTGGAGTTGTCATGGCAATGGGTTGAGCCGATTTTAGAAGCTTACAACGAGAATCTTGTACCTCTTCACATATATGCTGCGGGAACCAACGGACCTTCTGCTTCGGATGAATTGCTTGCGCAAGATGGATATCACTGGTGGTTCGATCAAGAAGACGAAAAGAGAACCGAAACCATAGAAGAAGATCTTAGTTTTGAAACAAAAAGCCCTGTGCTTCAATAG